The proteins below are encoded in one region of Streptomyces sp. NBC_00490:
- a CDS encoding ABC transporter substrate-binding protein, translating to MRGRTCVVAALTAVLLTSAACSSPYEDNAPRADAGKRTISPVEGCGATSWTDPADLSPSRLPARCQPGAPAPKPLAERRKLTIATGTLSAEYVAPLQVALDKGEFAREGLDVTLKVLPTPDALPLLAKGDLDAIWAAPEAAVMNGLRGGFDIKWVAGNFSPDPGSKSGLWVRLKDGESASHVSMAGRRLGTMIGKGSVIAYPMEKALEKHGGALDRIQYQQLGSADVLTALENGGVDSAWLLDPVWRKVDGQPAYAFLGGQPQGEPLGGMLYGPSLLQRDVDAGVALLRAYIRTVNSYFATDYKKDEAYVTYLAKLLKADQRILRSTPSLRMDWEIREGTTDRLQAAYTAQGVFEGDPLPESRTVDRTLYEEAVGHRR from the coding sequence ATGAGGGGACGGACGTGTGTGGTGGCGGCGCTGACCGCCGTACTGCTGACCTCGGCGGCCTGCTCGTCGCCGTACGAGGACAACGCACCGCGGGCGGACGCCGGGAAGCGCACGATCAGCCCGGTGGAGGGCTGTGGCGCCACGTCCTGGACGGACCCGGCCGACCTCTCCCCGAGCCGTCTGCCGGCCCGCTGCCAGCCCGGCGCACCGGCCCCGAAGCCCCTGGCGGAGAGGCGGAAGCTGACGATCGCGACGGGGACGCTGAGCGCCGAGTACGTGGCACCGCTGCAAGTGGCGTTGGACAAGGGCGAGTTCGCACGTGAGGGCCTGGACGTCACCCTCAAGGTCCTCCCCACGCCGGACGCGCTGCCCCTGCTCGCCAAGGGCGACCTCGACGCGATCTGGGCGGCTCCGGAGGCGGCCGTGATGAACGGTCTCCGGGGCGGCTTCGACATCAAGTGGGTCGCGGGGAACTTCTCACCGGACCCCGGCTCGAAGAGCGGCCTGTGGGTGCGGCTGAAGGACGGCGAGAGCGCGTCCCACGTGTCCATGGCCGGCCGCAGACTCGGCACGATGATCGGCAAGGGCTCCGTCATCGCGTACCCCATGGAAAAGGCCCTGGAGAAGCACGGCGGCGCCCTCGACAGGATCCAGTACCAGCAGCTGGGCTCCGCGGACGTCCTCACCGCCCTGGAGAACGGCGGCGTCGACTCGGCCTGGCTCCTGGACCCGGTGTGGCGCAAGGTCGACGGACAGCCCGCCTACGCCTTCCTCGGCGGCCAGCCGCAGGGCGAGCCGCTGGGCGGCATGCTGTACGGCCCCTCACTGCTCCAGCGGGACGTGGACGCGGGAGTGGCCCTGCTCCGGGCGTACATCCGCACGGTGAACTCGTACTTCGCGACGGACTACAAGAAGGACGAGGCCTACGTCACCTACCTGGCGAAACTCCTGAAGGCCGACCAGCGGATCCTCCGCTCGACCCCGTCCCTGCGGATGGACTGGGAGATCCGCGAAGGCACGACCGACCGTCTGCAAGCGGCATACACCGCGCAAGGAGTCTTCGAGGGCGACCCGCTGCCGGAGTCCAGGACAGTCGACCGCACCCTGTACGAGGAGGCGGTGGGCCACCGGCGATGA
- the aroA gene encoding 3-phosphoshikimate 1-carboxyvinyltransferase, translating to MALNPADTALWPAPYATGAVDATVHVPGSKSVTNRALVLAALASEPGWLRRPLRSRDTLLMAAALREMGVGIEEGVGPDGTGESWRVLPAGLRGPATVHVGNAGTVMRFLPPVAALADGEIRFDGDPRSYERPLNGVIDALRVLGARIDDDGRGALPLTVHGGGALDGGPVEIDASSSSQFVSALLLSGPRFNQGVEVRHVGSTLPSLPHIRMTVDMLRAVGAQVDTPESGGEPNVWRVTPGALLGRDLTIEPDLSNAQPFLAAALVTGGKVVVPDWPSRTTQPGDRLREIFTEMGGSCELTEYGLVFTGSGAIHGIDVDLGEVGELTPGIAAVAALADSPSTLRGVSHLRLHETDRLAALTKEINELGGDVTETADGLHIRPRRLHGGIFHTYEDHRMATAGAIIGLAVEGVQIENVATTAKTLPDFPELWTGMLGA from the coding sequence ATGGCTTTGAACCCCGCAGACACCGCCCTCTGGCCCGCCCCCTATGCGACCGGAGCCGTCGACGCAACGGTCCACGTACCGGGGTCCAAGTCGGTCACCAACCGGGCCCTGGTCCTCGCGGCCCTCGCCAGCGAGCCCGGCTGGCTGCGCCGCCCCCTGCGCTCCCGGGACACCCTCCTCATGGCCGCGGCCCTCCGCGAAATGGGCGTGGGCATCGAGGAAGGCGTGGGCCCCGACGGCACGGGCGAGTCCTGGCGCGTCCTGCCGGCAGGCCTCCGCGGCCCCGCCACGGTGCACGTCGGCAACGCCGGCACCGTCATGCGCTTCCTCCCTCCCGTCGCCGCCCTCGCCGACGGCGAGATCCGCTTCGACGGCGATCCGAGGTCGTACGAGCGTCCCCTGAACGGCGTCATCGACGCCCTGCGCGTCCTCGGCGCCCGCATCGACGACGACGGCCGCGGCGCACTGCCGCTGACGGTCCACGGCGGCGGTGCCCTGGACGGCGGCCCGGTGGAGATCGACGCGTCCTCGTCGTCGCAGTTCGTGAGCGCGCTGCTGCTGAGCGGCCCCCGCTTCAACCAGGGCGTGGAGGTCCGTCATGTGGGCTCCACCCTCCCCTCGCTCCCCCACATCCGTATGACCGTCGACATGCTGCGCGCGGTCGGCGCCCAGGTCGACACCCCGGAGTCGGGCGGCGAGCCCAACGTCTGGCGGGTCACGCCGGGGGCGCTGCTCGGCCGGGACCTGACGATCGAGCCGGACCTCTCCAACGCCCAGCCGTTCCTGGCGGCGGCCCTGGTGACCGGCGGCAAGGTCGTCGTCCCCGACTGGCCGAGCCGCACCACCCAGCCCGGTGACAGGCTGCGGGAGATCTTCACCGAGATGGGCGGTTCTTGCGAACTCACCGAGTACGGCCTGGTGTTCACCGGTTCGGGTGCGATTCACGGTATCGATGTGGACCTGGGCGAGGTCGGCGAGCTGACGCCGGGCATCGCGGCGGTGGCGGCGCTGGCCGACTCCCCCTCGACGCTGCGCGGCGTGTCCCATCTGCGCCTGCACGAGACGGACCGTCTGGCCGCGCTCACCAAGGAGATCAACGAGCTCGGCGGTGATGTGACCGAGACGGCCGACGGACTGCACATCCGCCCGCGCCGTCTGCACGGCGGGATCTTCCACACGTACGAGGACCACCGTATGGCGACGGCCGGCGCGATCATCGGTCTCGCGGTGGAGGGCGTGCAGATCGAGAACGTGGCGACGACGGCGAAGACCCTGCCGGACTTCCCGGAACTCTGGACCGGGATGCTCGGCGCGTAG
- the rsgA gene encoding ribosome small subunit-dependent GTPase A: MRRYGKNTDEDDIRSRPNRKGNRPRTNIRPKHEEAVEGMVLTVDRGRLTCLVDDTVVMAMKARELGRKAAVVGDRVAIVGDLSGQKDTLARIVRIAPRTSVLRRTADDDDPFERVVVANADQLAIVTALADPEPRPRLIDRCLVAAFDGGLTPLLVLTKSDLAQPDKLLELYGHLDIPHVVTSREELENGSAVERVRAELDGKITAFVGHSGVGKTTLVNALVPQDRRRVTGHVNAVTGRGRHTTTSALALPLAGDAGWVIDTPGLRSFGLHHVDPSRVILAFPDLVPGTEGCPRACSHDEPDCALDEWVAEGHADPARLYSLRRLLATRERTEGD, translated from the coding sequence ATGCGTCGCTACGGCAAGAACACCGACGAGGACGACATCCGCAGCCGCCCGAACCGCAAGGGCAACCGGCCGCGTACCAACATCCGCCCCAAGCACGAGGAAGCGGTCGAGGGCATGGTCCTCACCGTCGACCGTGGCCGGCTGACGTGTCTGGTCGACGACACGGTCGTGATGGCCATGAAGGCCCGCGAACTGGGCCGCAAGGCCGCCGTCGTCGGAGACCGGGTGGCCATCGTCGGCGACCTCTCCGGCCAGAAGGACACCCTGGCCCGTATCGTCCGCATCGCGCCGCGCACCTCGGTGCTGCGCCGTACCGCGGACGACGACGACCCCTTCGAGCGCGTGGTCGTCGCCAACGCCGACCAGCTGGCGATCGTCACGGCCCTCGCCGACCCCGAGCCCCGCCCGCGCCTCATCGACCGCTGCCTGGTCGCGGCGTTCGACGGCGGTCTGACCCCGCTCCTGGTCCTGACCAAGTCGGACCTCGCCCAGCCCGACAAACTCCTGGAGCTGTACGGCCACTTGGACATCCCGCACGTCGTCACCAGCCGCGAGGAACTGGAGAACGGCAGCGCGGTGGAGCGGGTGCGCGCGGAACTCGACGGCAAGATCACGGCGTTCGTCGGTCACTCGGGCGTGGGCAAGACGACGCTGGTGAACGCGCTGGTCCCGCAGGACCGCCGCCGGGTGACGGGCCATGTGAACGCGGTGACCGGCCGCGGCCGCCACACCACCACCTCGGCGCTGGCGCTGCCCCTGGCGGGCGACGCGGGCTGGGTGATCGACACCCCGGGCCTGCGGTCGTTCGGCCTGCACCACGTCGATCCGTCCCGCGTGATCCTCGCCTTCCCGGACCTGGTGCCGGGAACCGAAGGCTGTCCCCGTGCGTGCAGTCATGATGAGCCGGACTGCGCGCTGGACGAGTGGGTGGCCGAGGGACACGCCGACCCGGCGCGGCTGTACTCGCTCCGCCGTCTGCTGGCGACCAGGGAACGCACGGAAGGCGACTGA
- a CDS encoding ABC transporter ATP-binding protein translates to MGEPYPKLSARDLTRTFGRGPGAVPALGPLDLSVSAGEFVCVVGPSGCGKSTLLRIAAGLLRPSTGRLEIRTTSPRPAAMIFQDYGIYDWKTVRANVRFGLDIQRVPRREADARADGWLARMGLSDFATAYPSTLSGGMRQRVAIARALAVEPELLLMDEPFAALDAQLRMILQDELLELTQTTRTTTLFITHSLEEAIVLGDRVLVMSARPGRVIAERRPPFPRPRTGDIRSAPEFTDLKSELWDLLRKEAVPA, encoded by the coding sequence GTGGGAGAGCCGTATCCGAAACTCAGCGCACGTGATCTGACCCGAACCTTCGGCCGTGGCCCCGGCGCGGTGCCCGCCCTCGGCCCGCTGGACCTGTCCGTGAGCGCCGGTGAGTTCGTCTGTGTCGTCGGCCCCTCGGGCTGCGGCAAGTCGACCCTGCTGCGCATCGCCGCGGGCCTGCTGCGCCCCAGCACGGGCCGCCTGGAGATCCGTACGACCAGCCCTCGCCCGGCCGCCATGATCTTCCAGGACTACGGCATCTACGACTGGAAGACGGTCCGCGCCAACGTCCGCTTCGGCCTCGACATCCAGCGCGTCCCCCGCCGCGAGGCCGACGCCCGCGCCGACGGCTGGCTGGCCCGCATGGGCCTGTCGGACTTCGCCACCGCCTACCCCTCGACCCTCTCCGGCGGCATGCGCCAGCGCGTGGCGATCGCCCGGGCGCTGGCGGTGGAGCCCGAACTCCTCCTGATGGACGAGCCGTTCGCGGCCCTGGACGCCCAACTCCGCATGATCCTCCAGGACGAGCTCCTGGAACTCACCCAGACGACCCGCACCACCACCCTCTTCATCACCCACAGCCTGGAGGAGGCGATCGTCCTGGGCGACCGCGTCCTGGTGATGTCCGCCCGCCCCGGCCGCGTCATCGCCGAGCGCCGCCCGCCCTTCCCCCGCCCGCGCACCGGAGACATCCGCTCCGCGCCGGAGTTCACGGACCTCAAGAGCGAGCTGTGGGACCTGCTGCGCAAGGAGGCGGTACCGGCATGA
- a CDS encoding Fur family transcriptional regulator: MSDLLERLRGRGWRMTAQRRVVAEVLDGDHVHLTADEVHARAVAKLPEISRATVYNTLGELVSLGEVLEVATDKRAKRYDPNAHRPHHHLVCAQCGAIRDVHPSGDPLTDLPDSERFGFTVSGVEVTYRGVCPNCAAA, from the coding sequence ATGAGTGACCTTCTGGAACGACTGCGCGGCCGCGGATGGCGGATGACCGCGCAGCGGCGTGTCGTGGCCGAGGTCCTCGACGGCGATCACGTCCACCTGACGGCCGACGAGGTCCACGCACGGGCCGTCGCCAAGCTGCCCGAGATCTCCCGCGCGACCGTCTACAACACGCTGGGCGAGCTGGTCTCCCTCGGCGAGGTGCTCGAGGTCGCCACCGACAAGCGCGCCAAGCGGTACGACCCGAACGCGCACCGGCCGCACCACCACCTGGTCTGCGCCCAGTGCGGCGCGATCCGCGACGTCCACCCGAGCGGCGACCCGCTCACCGACCTCCCCGACTCGGAGCGCTTCGGCTTCACGGTCTCGGGCGTCGAGGTGACGTACCGCGGCGTCTGCCCGAACTGCGCGGCGGCGTAG
- a CDS encoding M50 family metallopeptidase: MDTSTATSLWGELIGTQPDPDLWVVLATLVAALAIVVPHGLWRVSRNAITIAHEGGHGLIALLTGRTLTGIRLHSDTSGLTVSRGKPHGIGMILTAAAGYTAPPLLGLGGAALLATGRITLLLWVATALLVAMLVMIRNAYGALTVIVTGATFVVVSWLAGPQVQAAFAYAAVWFLLTGGVRPAFELQAKRVRGGAGDSDADQLSRLTHVPAGLWLFLFHAVSLCSLIGGGRWLLEV, encoded by the coding sequence ATGGACACCAGCACAGCGACCTCTCTCTGGGGCGAGCTGATCGGCACCCAGCCCGACCCCGACCTGTGGGTGGTTCTGGCCACCTTGGTCGCGGCGCTCGCCATAGTGGTCCCGCACGGTCTGTGGCGTGTCTCGCGCAACGCCATCACCATCGCCCACGAGGGCGGCCACGGTCTGATCGCCCTGCTCACCGGTCGCACCCTCACCGGTATACGGCTGCACTCCGACACCAGCGGCCTCACGGTCAGCCGGGGCAAGCCGCACGGCATCGGCATGATCCTCACCGCGGCGGCCGGCTACACCGCTCCCCCGCTGCTGGGCCTGGGCGGCGCGGCCCTGCTGGCCACGGGCCGCATCACCCTGCTGCTCTGGGTGGCCACCGCCCTGTTGGTGGCGATGCTGGTGATGATCCGCAACGCCTACGGCGCCCTGACGGTCATCGTCACCGGCGCCACGTTCGTGGTGGTGTCCTGGCTGGCGGGCCCCCAGGTCCAGGCGGCCTTCGCGTACGCGGCGGTGTGGTTCCTGCTGACGGGCGGCGTCCGTCCCGCTTTCGAGTTGCAGGCGAAGCGGGTGCGGGGAGGGGCGGGGGATTCCGATGCGGACCAGTTGTCGCGCCTGACGCACGTACCCGCAGGACTCTGGTTGTTCCTGTTCCACGCGGTGAGCCTGTGCTCATTGATAGGCGGCGGCAGGTGGCTCCTGGAGGTGTGA
- a CDS encoding CBS domain-containing protein, with the protein MLVRDAMSTVVLTIGPAHTLRQAAALMSARRVGAAVIHDPDAGGIGILTERDVLNAVGLGQSPDTERVHDHATTDVVFATPSWTLEEAARAMTHGGFRHLIVLDHGEPVGIVSVRDIIRCWAPARQHVPA; encoded by the coding sequence ATGCTCGTCCGCGACGCCATGAGCACGGTGGTCCTCACCATCGGCCCCGCCCACACCCTCCGCCAAGCCGCCGCCCTGATGTCAGCCCGGCGCGTCGGCGCGGCCGTGATCCACGACCCCGACGCCGGCGGCATCGGCATCCTCACCGAACGCGACGTCCTCAATGCCGTGGGACTGGGCCAGAGCCCGGACACGGAACGCGTCCACGACCACGCCACCACCGACGTCGTCTTCGCGACACCGTCCTGGACCCTGGAGGAGGCGGCCCGGGCCATGACCCACGGCGGCTTCCGACACCTCATCGTCCTGGACCACGGCGAGCCGGTCGGCATCGTCTCGGTCCGCGACATCATCCGCTGCTGGGCACCGGCACGACAGCACGTCCCGGCCTGA
- a CDS encoding DMT family transporter — MAWLLVVVAGLLETGFAVCLKLSHGFTRLWPTVAFCVFALGSFGLLTLSLKKLDVGPAYAVWTGIGAAGTAIYGMIFLGDLVSTLKLVSISLVIVGVIGLQLSGSAH; from the coding sequence ATGGCGTGGCTGCTGGTAGTGGTCGCCGGGTTGTTGGAGACCGGTTTCGCCGTGTGCCTCAAGCTCTCGCACGGCTTCACCCGACTGTGGCCCACGGTCGCGTTCTGCGTCTTCGCCCTCGGCAGCTTCGGCCTGCTGACGCTGTCGCTGAAGAAGCTCGACGTGGGCCCGGCGTACGCGGTGTGGACCGGCATCGGGGCGGCCGGTACGGCGATCTACGGCATGATCTTCCTCGGCGACCTGGTGTCGACGCTGAAGCTCGTCTCGATCAGCCTGGTCATCGTGGGCGTGATCGGCCTCCAGCTGTCCGGCTCGGCACACTGA
- a CDS encoding ABC transporter permease — MTTTAPARESVLVRAPGPHELHPVRTHRRRRALELSLAAAVPLFLVLLWQLAADRAWIDSRVYPAPSTIFADGWDRAAEGDLWPDVWATSKRVVAGYAVGTAAGYALGLLMGSLSLVRAALEPLLDALYVVPKLALLPIFLNMFGLGEGPQVALVAATVFFFVWISTMSAVMSIPAGHRDAGQVFGASPWQMFRHVLLPASLPSVLVGARIAAGVAVLVIVASEQIAATNGLGHLIFDSRALFQNDVMFVGIVCVAALGVVFSELVRVVGRLLTPWAPRDRGRGQS, encoded by the coding sequence ATGACGACGACCGCTCCCGCACGGGAGTCCGTCCTGGTCCGCGCCCCGGGCCCGCACGAGCTCCATCCCGTACGCACCCACAGGCGCCGACGCGCCCTGGAACTGTCCCTGGCCGCGGCCGTCCCGCTGTTCCTGGTCCTCCTGTGGCAACTGGCCGCCGACCGCGCCTGGATCGACTCCCGTGTCTACCCCGCACCGTCCACGATCTTCGCGGACGGCTGGGACCGGGCCGCGGAGGGCGACCTGTGGCCGGACGTATGGGCCACGTCGAAGCGCGTCGTGGCGGGCTACGCGGTGGGCACGGCCGCCGGGTACGCGCTGGGCCTGCTGATGGGCTCGCTCTCCCTGGTCAGAGCGGCACTGGAGCCCCTGCTGGACGCCCTGTACGTGGTCCCGAAACTGGCCCTGCTGCCGATCTTCCTGAACATGTTCGGCCTGGGCGAGGGCCCGCAGGTGGCCCTGGTCGCGGCCACGGTCTTCTTCTTCGTGTGGATCTCGACGATGTCCGCGGTCATGTCGATCCCGGCAGGCCACCGCGACGCGGGCCAGGTCTTCGGCGCCTCGCCCTGGCAGATGTTCCGCCACGTCCTGCTGCCGGCGTCACTGCCGTCGGTCCTGGTGGGCGCCCGCATAGCGGCGGGCGTGGCCGTGCTGGTGATCGTCGCCTCGGAGCAGATCGCGGCGACGAACGGCCTGGGCCATCTGATCTTCGACTCCCGCGCGCTGTTCCAGAACGACGTGATGTTCGTGGGGATCGTCTGTGTGGCGGCCCTGGGGGTCGTCTTCTCCGAACTGGTGCGGGTGGTGGGCCGGTTGCTCACCCCCTGGGCACCGCGGGACCGTGGACGGGGGCAGTCATGA
- a CDS encoding TetR/AcrR family transcriptional regulator yields the protein MMPAARESLLDAAYTALARRPWSTVRMVDVAAAAGVSRQTLYNEFGSKEGLARALVRREADGYLAGVERALATHSDARDRLTATAEWTAATARDNALVRALLTGCWSERLPSPTLSAVPSSSAVPAQRRADGPLPSPGDLVALVRDRAVAVLGGPGANKADHADLARSCELTVRVALSCVAAPPGEGGVADLVRSALHRQPV from the coding sequence ATGATGCCTGCAGCGAGGGAATCCCTGCTGGACGCCGCGTACACGGCGCTGGCCCGCAGGCCGTGGTCCACCGTGCGGATGGTGGATGTCGCGGCGGCGGCAGGAGTGTCCCGGCAGACGCTTTACAACGAGTTCGGGAGCAAGGAAGGACTGGCCCGCGCCCTGGTGAGAAGGGAGGCCGACGGCTATCTCGCCGGTGTCGAGCGCGCGCTCGCCACCCACAGCGACGCCCGTGACCGGCTGACCGCGACCGCCGAGTGGACCGCGGCCACCGCCAGGGACAACGCGCTCGTACGGGCCCTGCTCACCGGCTGCTGGAGCGAGCGGCTGCCCTCCCCGACACTGTCCGCGGTCCCGTCCTCCTCGGCCGTACCGGCACAGCGCCGGGCGGACGGCCCGCTGCCGTCGCCCGGCGACTTGGTGGCGCTGGTCCGCGACCGCGCTGTGGCGGTGCTCGGCGGACCGGGTGCGAACAAGGCGGACCACGCCGACCTCGCCCGCTCCTGCGAGCTGACCGTCCGGGTCGCACTGTCGTGCGTGGCCGCCCCGCCGGGTGAGGGCGGGGTCGCGGACCTGGTACGCAGCGCGCTGCACCGGCAGCCGGTGTGA
- the hisN gene encoding histidinol-phosphatase — protein sequence MPDYLDDLRFAHVLADAADATTMDRFKALDLKVETKPDMTPVSEADKAAEEIIRTHLQRARPRDAILGEEYGVQGTGPRRWVIDPIDGTKNYVRGVPVWATLISLMEVAEGGYQPVVGVVSAPALNRRWWAAKGNGAFTGRSLTSASRLHVSRVSKMSDASFAYSSLSGWEERSLLNGFLDLTRDVWRTRAYGDFWPYMLVAEGAVDLCAEPELSLWDMAANAIIVTEAGGSFTGLDGRPGPHSGNAAASNGLLHDEMLGYLNQRY from the coding sequence ATGCCGGACTACCTCGACGACCTCCGCTTCGCCCATGTCCTCGCGGACGCGGCCGACGCAACCACCATGGACCGCTTCAAGGCGCTGGACCTCAAGGTCGAGACGAAGCCGGACATGACCCCGGTGAGCGAAGCGGACAAGGCGGCGGAGGAGATCATCCGCACCCATCTCCAGCGCGCCCGTCCGCGGGACGCGATCCTCGGCGAGGAGTACGGCGTCCAGGGCACCGGCCCCCGCCGCTGGGTGATCGACCCGATCGACGGCACCAAGAACTACGTCCGGGGTGTCCCCGTCTGGGCCACCCTGATCTCCCTGATGGAGGTGGCGGAGGGCGGCTACCAGCCCGTTGTCGGCGTCGTCTCCGCGCCGGCGCTCAACCGCCGCTGGTGGGCCGCGAAGGGCAACGGCGCCTTCACCGGACGCAGCCTCACTTCGGCCTCCCGGCTGCATGTCTCCCGCGTCTCGAAGATGTCGGACGCCTCCTTCGCGTACTCCTCCCTGAGCGGCTGGGAGGAGCGGAGCCTCCTCAACGGCTTCCTGGACCTGACCCGCGACGTGTGGCGCACGCGCGCGTACGGCGACTTCTGGCCCTACATGCTGGTCGCCGAGGGCGCGGTCGACCTCTGTGCCGAACCCGAGCTGTCCCTGTGGGACATGGCCGCCAACGCGATCATCGTGACGGAGGCGGGCGGCTCCTTCACCGGCCTCGACGGCCGCCCGGGCCCGCACAGCGGCAACGCGGCCGCCTCCAACGGTCTGCTCCACGACGAGATGCTGGGATATCTCAACCAGCGCTACTGA